From Arachis hypogaea cultivar Tifrunner chromosome 3, arahy.Tifrunner.gnm2.J5K5, whole genome shotgun sequence:
TCTAACGTCACATTGCCAAGATTTGCAATCATAGCGGATTTTGCGCAATCGATGCAGCTTAAGTTTTCCCAGGCTTTTTCTTCGTTTATCGATAAAACCACCACGTGCATTATTATCTTCATTTTCTCGAGGAATAGCATACGTACGTTAATTAACCACATTAAAatgtattaatttatttattgttaacttaaattttgattttcattaaTGTATATCAATGCACAAGTCCGTCACAATCCATAACCATTCCTTATATTTATCCATAACCTCTGCCAGGAGAAAAGTCATAGCTTCAAGGGCCGTTATCATCTACCAAACCTCTCGGTATTCATCCAACAAAATGTCGCACGAATCCCTCGACGACCGTGCCATTAGTCCGGGCGACCTCGAGGAACATCCGACCGCAGACCTGATCAACACCCTCCAACAGATGATGATGTTTCTGAGTGATAGTCTTCGTAGGACACAAGACGAAGCAAGGACGGCGAGGATCGAGGCAATCACCGCGAAAGTCAGGGCTAGTATCAGGAAGCATCAACTGGAACAAGGCCGCCGGTTGGAAAAGAAGTTGCGCACGAAGATGGAACAGCATCAAACCACCGTTCGCGAACTCGAAGACAAAGCAAACGCTTTGAAAGCGAAAATTGCCGATCTTCGTCGAAGGGAACAGCAATAGATGGCACCGTGGCGTGAAATGGAAGGCAGGCTTGAGGTTGTGGAGATCAAGGTAGGTTTATTGGTCCGCCAACTGTATGGTCAACCTGCGGCAACGGCAGACGGCTTTGACTATCAGGAAACCGCCGGGTAGAATGGAGACGATGTCGGGGCTATATGACCCACGGTATCTACCTTCCAAGTCTTTATTTGTTGTGTTTCCGTATTTTCTTAGCTGTTCTTTTCATGTTCTGTAACCCCTGCGTAAAATTCGgttttcttaattatatataatttccgcagcatttgagttttttttctttctttctttctattttcagatGAAGCTATGTACACAGTAGCAACATGGCCGACATGTAACCTGCTTCGATGCTGCCCTCCGTCCAGGCCCCAGACAGCAGTTCCATCCCAATGCCACGGCGGGCAAACCCGAAATACTCCGTCAACCCCTGTCGGAGTATAGCATCCGCAATTCCTGCTTCAACACAGCGACCGATACTCTTCGGCCGgtcaaggaaaaataaaaaggacaatAGCGGTATAACACGTAAATCGTTTCGTTGCCCAACATTAGATTATACACCGACATTAGTTAATTTTTACGGCTTAGCGCGTAACTCGTTTCGTTGCCCAACATTATGGTTAATACCGGATATTTAGTACATTTAATTTATGTACTTAGACCCATATTTACCTATACGTACAATTAGAAGTGGCATCCTTTTGCCAAACGCAGGTGGGCAGTCTAGTTTTCATTTTTCAGTATGCTTAGATATCCGGAAATGAGAAATGAGAATTGGGAAACGTGAATGACATTTTTGTTGTTTGCAAATTTAATGAAGGTCGTCGTTAATCGTTATTATTGGAAAGCGTCAGATAAAACAATTAAATACATGTCGTATTCTGTACATTATGGAATATTAAACCGATTAAAAACCGTCAATGATCACATCAAATTAAGTTATCGAATAATatggtaaattttttattttcggttaaatgcattcatttttttATGGTTGATTTGACaaaacaaaactcttttcttcCTATCTAACTTTGTACACCACACCCCTACACCTGACCCTGGCATCCCTGCACACCTGCTTCTGAACCTAATTCGGCTTGAAGTACACGCTAACTCCTGAGTGTGGGGTCCGCGCGACAGAAAACCCCTACCCTTCCACTTCCACTACTGAGTATCCAGGCGAGGGAAAACCTATAAACCAATTCGCACCATTGCGTCTGACCAAGTCAAACTAACCAAGCTCTACCTGGATTTCCTGCCTCAACGCATCGTTCTATTAACCTATGTTTAGGTAGGCAATGGTTGTCTAAAAAGGACGCAATCGGCAACTCCGTCATCGATGCCTCCTTGTAAACAGCGTCGGACCTCGCTGCACCCAGAAACACCTTGCAACCAACCTGCATGTTGAACAAATCATTAATTGAATCCAACGCAACCCTCGTGGCAATCCTGACCCATATATCACGAGGAAGAAGATTCAGTGGACATTCGCACTCAACAGATACGGTCCCTTTACCTCCGACCCTCTTGGCTGCCTTCCTCTTTCTTCCGTTATTCATGGAACCTCTAGCCATTTGCAAGCAACTTAGGCCGTAGGTTATACAAAGTATAAAGAGGACACACGACCACCAACGATACGTTTTGTGCTGTtaggatatatatattttttaattggttTAGTGCCTCGTTCGTTTCTCTACCGATGGTtctggaaaagataagataattaattaataagggACGAACGAAATACTAATGTGCTTTCCAATTCAACTGATTTGGTTTTACGACGCACAAATTTAATGTTGACTTTTCGATTCTTGTGTTATATTCATGACAACCTTAATTGCGTTCCTTAATtactcattgaataaatgttaaatgttatcctttactttttttttcaagcGAAATAGCTTAAATTAATGTCTTATTTTCGTGAATAAACCCCATCATTGACACGTTAGTTGCGTAAAAAACCCATCCAAGCAACTttctactatatatatgtatacgtGCCCGTTATTCACAACCCCAAACCCTCTAACTACTAACCCTTCTTCACTTCTTCTTTGCCGTAACTCCTTCTCTCAACTCTCAGTCTACCCTTCTCCATAACTGCCACTATGTCGTCATCCTCTTATCCCGAGAAAATGTCTGAGCAATCCATCACAGAACATGCCATTAGTCCCGAGGACCTCGCGGAACTCTCCATCGACGCACTTATCGACATCATCCGCGTAGATGAAACGTCCGCAAATTGTGATCTCGTTGAGGCGGCACTGGTTAAGAGGGAGGACATCTTAAAGGCTACACTTGTAACTACCAATGCAGAACTGAGGCAGGCAAAGGTGGAGCTGATGGCCTCCAAGTTCGTCTTCGAGGCAAGGAAGGATGAACTGGAGAAAGAGGTGCGGGAAAAGCGACGgcttgaaaaagaattgaaaacagAGAAGTGAAAAAATGACGCACTGCTTCAACAATTGGTTCTCACTGAGAAGGAATTACAGGCAGAAATTGCCAAGCGCCATGAACGAGAAGAGGTTGAGTCTCTTCCGTGGTCTGACCTGGAACGCCGGCTGGACGTTGTGGAGGAAAGGCAAAAGTTTTTGctccgtcgtcgtcgtcgtcatccGGCCGGGCAGAATGAAGATGGGGCCGGAGGTAGTTGATGTGCTGCACATGCAACATATCTGAATGTCATGTTTTCCGCCGAGGCCTGTATGATCCTTTTATTTCCTATGTTTGTTCTGTCGCCCTTTTGATATTCTGCAGTGGAACTTAAACCCGGATAATATAATTATGCATACTTTTCTCTGTGTTCTTACCTTGTTGAAACACAATTAGGGATTTACGTTACGACGAAGCCAAACGCTAAtacctaataaaaacaaattaatacaGACATGGTGTCCTTTTTTTTATATCATACGAAATACGTCTTTTAAAAACCCTAAACATACATTTAGTGTGTTTACATAATAAAAAACTCCTTAAAATGTTGAAGCAAATTTTGTTCATTAAAGGACAGTTGTTGAATCTCTGGCCGTGTTATATTATGCGAATACAATCCCGTGGTTCAAGTTGAGCATACCCGCATGATCGTTGTTCAACCTCTGTACAAATTTTATACACCATCGTCAAATATCATCATTGCTCATAAAAAATTTATCCCGTACCCTTTTTTTACATGACCCCTTTCGGTCAATCCCTATTGCCTATACAAGTTACCAATTTTGCATAAATTCCCTGTCGCGGTCTCAATATGCAGCCCTAGAAAAAATCCTTCCGATGGTGGAATAGGTTGATTAACTCTACAGTCTTATGTCCATTCAAACGTCACTTCAATAGTGCAAGGTCCAGATCATATCCCAGTCAAGAAGAAAGAATTATTCAGATTAAGTTATGGCCAAGATACGACTTAATTGCGTCGTCTGTGTACTCCACATGATAATTGATCGAAAAGACTgttctttaacaaaaaaaaagtttacaAAAATAAGGTAAAATACACCATCAGTACGCATAGCAATTAGCATGATCGGCATCTCCATCGTCGGGGTTTACAAAACTACTTAAACGCAATAAGTCCCCAAGAACTTCCGCACCTCGTATTCGGCCAGGCATTGCACACACGCCACACTGGACAGATCGCTGACATCACCAATGGTCCCACGGGTACGGCAACTACCAGAACGACATGACACGGACTCTTCTGGGTTCGCCGGGGGTATATTAGACCACGGGCCGGCGAGCACCTGCGTGAAGACCTCCCTGCACCTTTCGACTGTGCCGGACTCACGAACGACGCAAAAAAATTCGAATCCACGGCGGACCTCATCATCTGTTTTGTCACCAAGCGACAGAAGCAGCATCGCAGCGATGTAGCATGCCTCCACATCACCCAACTCTGCTGCCTCGGTCAGGGTCCGCATACCACCTCTGCGGTGGCCACACCAGAATAAATGAGACATCCCAACGCGGAGCATAGCGGCCGGATTCTGCGCTCTGGCGCATCGACACAGAAATGTCATTGCAGGCGTACCGGAGTAGTCGAGGAAGCAAGCGATCGGCAACACCGACACCAAGGCGTGCCTGTACACGGCGTCGGAATTGCATGCAGATGCAAAAAATCTGCAACTCGCCTGCATGTTGAAGAGATCCTCAATCGAATTCGATGCAACCATCGTGGCAATACTCGACCATATTTCGAGAGGAAGAAGATTCGGCAGACACTCGTGCTGAATGGATACCTCCAGTTTCGTTTTGTCCTTTTGGGAACTTCCGGCCATTTGGAGGGACTTCGAGGACGGATTATTGGAGATTACAAAAGGAGGATGGACGAATTTGTAGATGCCCTTGTGGCATTTTGCTTTTAATATACTGCCGTTCGGGGGGTAGGGGGAGGGGGGTTGCCCGTGGTTCAGTACCGCATACGTTTCCCTAGATGTTTTCGTTTACCAATGCATTCATAtagtataataattatattgattaAAGAAGCATTTATCGTAATTAAATCATACGGCAGATGGCCGACGTTTTGCTGGACAGGTGAAGTCCCAGGTCTTACGGGTCAGTGCAACAACGGGATAGAGACACCATAAACCGACCCATCCCCTCCCCGGCAATGTATGTTTAGGATTACTATTGTACTGTTTAGTCCCAACGCAAATATTGAACTTTTATGGcgcgttttttttatttattcggcTTGGCCTATTAGCTAATGAAGTTATGAAATAGTGCTTCTATCGAAGGTTATGCGTGTGACCGTTTAAATGTTTGAACACGGTGATATGCATCGGTTCAAATATGTCACTTATCTGGTCCACGAAAGCGGGGATTTACAAGGCCACCCAACCCAAACACCCGACTCATTAACAATGAAATACATTCAACTTTGGTTACAGCGAAACTTCATCTGAAAGTAAATAGACTAAGGAAATGCAACACCTCGAACTCGGCAAGGCAGTGGACGCAGGACACAGTCGAGGAATCGTTGGCGGCACCCATGGTTCCGTGGGTCGGGCAGACGCTTGACCGGCAGACGATGGGCTTCCCTGGATCCGACGGGTGCACCCCAATCAGCGGATTTGCGAACAACTGCCGGAAGAGTTCTCTGCACATTTCGATTTTTCCAGCAGCCAGCACGTTCTCATACATTTCAACCCCCTTCCAGCGTTCGCTCCGTCCCCAACACCTGGCGTCAGCAGCAGCATCGCACACATGTAGCGGGCTTGGACATCACCCGCTTCGGCGGCCTTAAGCAGGGTGTCGACCCCAGCGACGTGTCGGCCCATCCAGCAGAAAAAACTCATCCCTATACGGAATATAGCGCCCGGATTTCCTGCGCGCGCGCTTACATAAAGGAACCCATCCTCAGGACGGTCCTCCAAGTCATAACCGAACACGACGGGTATCTCCGCCATGGAGGCCACCTTGTACACCGCAGATGAGCGGCCTGTGTCCAAAAATACCTTGCAGGTCGCCTGCATGTTAAACAGATCCTGGATCGAGGACGACGCAACCCTTGATGCAATTCTCTCCCATATTTCGCGAGGCAAAAGAGTCAGCGGACAGATGCGTGGTGGGacccctttccctttccctttccctttccttcTCCCATATCCGGCCTTCTCTCCTATTCTGCCTTTCTCGGTGGTTGCACTAGATCTCATCCTATTTGATCTAAATTTATTGAATAGGTGGTGGAAGGGGAAGTTTATAGGAGGACCGTCGTTAGTATGGATCACCAGACACGATGAAGGAAAACTGGCTAGTGAACTTATATACTGCAAAACGGCTCACCAGATAAGTCAGGAACCGTGCCACGCACGCCTTCATTTACGCCCACTGTAACCGATGCTTCATTTTTTGGTTTGGCACAGGAATCGAAGACATCTTAAACGTAGGTTTAAAACCTGAACgctgaaaaataactttaaatttaaatttaaaactacaTTAAATTTGTTATCCCTTCTTTTTcgttaaatataaataatttattttttcaaaaaaaaacgaCATACATTATTTACACATTTTCTATGGAAAAAAAAGTATtcgaaaatttaaattataaccaCCGAATGAATTCAAAATTATAGCCTTAACCTAATCTAAAAAAAGCTATAACCACCCaatgaattcaaaatttaaattatagcCTTAACCTAATCTTATCAATCATTCCATTTGAGTGGGTCAGTGAAAAATCCCTTGGTATTGTCAGCCTTGCCCTGTTGATGGATGCACGGATTGATGTAGTCGATGGAAGCAGGTAAGTTGTTCATAATTACActtattattttgtatatttacggtttttaatttttttttttggtttggtcATCCtggaaaataacattttttttatctgGTATTGGGCCAGAGAAACTGACTCGACCCAAAAACGAAAACCCGAACTCGCCTAGAAACCCAACCCCTAATACCCGACCCCACTCGAAGCTCCTCTCCTCTTTAGGGACGATACTTTTTGGCTTCTCGAGGAAGACTTCATGGAAGGGTGATGGCACACAGTGCTAAGGGGTGGAACTctgactaaattaattaattagataggATTCACCCTTCATATCCGCTCGATTCACACGCTGTCCACTCTGTTGGTGTTCTCCTAACTAAGAATATCCCCTTCTTCTCTGTTGGTGCCTGGACGAGAAAATGGTACGAGAACACGCGAAAGGTGACGTCGTTAGGGTTATCAAAGCGGCAGGAGATCCGTCGCGACCGATGGTAGGTTAAAGCTTGCTCTTCTATTCTTTCCATTATTTCTGACTCTCCTCTCCGCATTTTGTTCTATCTCTTACGCCGACTCCTCATGTGCCCTTATATGCAGCGTCTACCATTACCGAATGGGCTCCTCCCCAAAGGTAGCAACCATCTCTACGTCACGGTCGCCGATGGGTCAAACCATACCTACAAGATTGCATGCAGACCCAACGGGTGGAAAGAGATCACTCTCGGCAGGGGATGGCAAAGGTTCTATCGTGAATACAAGCTACAACCGTCTAACATTCTGCTGTTCAAGCACAAGGGCAGAGACGACTTCAGTGTTTGCATCTTTTAGTCACCGGGTGTGGAGAGGACGTATGCTACGTCCGGTGATGAATCCGACGACGTCACACCCCCGAAGGTTCCACGGAACCGTAAACGCGCTCCTGAAGCTCCCCGACGTCGAACGGGGTGCATCAATGTCCCCAGGAGCGCAGCTGCAGCTGAGGTGGAGCAGACATTTCGGTCCGAGCACCCCTTCTTCATCATGCACATCACAAAAAGGCTCTTGGGCACCCACTTCCTGGTAATGGCTTTCCCTCTCCACTATATATACACGTGTTACGTTGTTTAACTTTGGGGACCGCATTATCTATTTTGTTCCCCTGCTGTTCCCTCTATTAAAAGTAATGTGGCGGCCTACCTGGTCTACATAAAGTGTTGTTCTTTCGCTGGTCCTTACTTTGTTGGCATGTGTGCCCTTCTACGTGGTCCACATCTTCTGTCCTCTGCTTTTGCTTAATTGTTAATGGTTGGCTATCTGGTGGATCGGTTGTTGACTTGAAATTCATTACAGAAATTTGTTGGTAATATATGTTGTTCTTAAATACTTAAATTCCATTGTTTAGGGAAAGAAGCACCCAATTGCATGCTAATTGTTCATAATGCCATCGTCAGTAGTTGTCGTTTCATTCTATTTGACTGCATGCACATTGCATTCATGTTACACATGTCCTTAACTTCATC
This genomic window contains:
- the LOC140183552 gene encoding putative F-box protein At1g67623 — encoded protein: MARGSMNNGRKRKAAKRVGGKGTVSVECECPLNLLPRDIWVRIATRVALDSINDLFNMQVGCKVFLGAARSDAVYKEASMTELPIASFLDNHCLPKHRLIERCVEAGNPGIADAILRQGLTEYFGFARRGIGMELLSGAWTEGSIEAGYMSAMLLLCT
- the LOC112779911 gene encoding putative F-box protein At1g67623, encoding MVASNSIEDLFNMQASCRFFASACNSDAVYRHALVSVLPIACFLDYSGTPAMTFLCRCARAQNPAAMLRVGMSHLFWCGHRRGGMRTLTEAAELGDVEACYIAAMLLLSLGDKTDDEVRRGFEFFCVVRESGTVERCREVFTQVLAGPWSNIPPANPEESVSCRSGSCRTRGTIGDVSDLSSVACVQCLAEYEVRKFLGTYCV